The following proteins are encoded in a genomic region of Rhodoferax aquaticus:
- the nadB gene encoding L-aspartate oxidase — protein MNATASRTPTFVFDVVIVGSGLAGLSAALLLPATTRIAIITKSAVREGSSGWAQGGIAAVWDKSDSFAAHIDDTLVAGAGLCDLAATQLVVEQAPQAIAWLQKLGVPFSREDGELHLTREGGHSARRIVHATDATGAAVQHTLIEQLQNSANITLFENHTLVDLITTTKLGLEPDAPTRCLGLYALDNTTDEVVTFQAPHTLLACGGAGKVYLYTTNPDTATGDGIAAAWRAGCRVQNMEFIQFHPTCLYHPHAKSFLISEAVRGEGGRLLLPDGTRFMPAHDPRAELAPRDVVARAIDFEMKKGGFDCVYLDISHQPLSFIQEHFPNIYARCLELGIDMSKQPIPVVPAAHYTCGGVLADLQGRTDVAGLYAIGETACSGLHGANRLASNSLLECMVFARAATQVIANNLTTTGSATVQTVPVWDDSRVTDADESVVISHNWDELRRFMWDYVGIVRTNKRLERAGHRIALLQAEIDEFYAHFHVSRDLLELRNLVQVADLIVKSAQARHESRGLHFSRDYPALLDAAVPTTLTPL, from the coding sequence ATGAACGCAACTGCGTCCCGCACCCCTACTTTCGTATTTGATGTTGTCATTGTTGGCAGCGGCTTGGCGGGTCTAAGCGCCGCCTTACTCCTGCCGGCGACCACACGCATTGCCATCATCACCAAGAGCGCTGTGCGCGAAGGCTCTAGCGGCTGGGCGCAAGGTGGCATTGCCGCGGTGTGGGACAAGTCCGACAGCTTTGCCGCCCACATTGACGACACCTTGGTGGCCGGTGCGGGCCTGTGCGACTTGGCCGCCACGCAGCTGGTGGTGGAGCAAGCGCCGCAAGCCATTGCCTGGCTGCAAAAGCTGGGCGTGCCGTTCTCGCGTGAAGACGGCGAGCTGCACCTCACCCGCGAAGGCGGCCACAGCGCCCGGCGCATCGTGCATGCCACCGACGCCACAGGCGCGGCCGTGCAACACACGCTGATTGAGCAGCTGCAAAACAGCGCCAACATCACCCTGTTTGAAAACCACACGCTGGTGGACCTCATCACCACCACCAAGCTGGGCCTGGAGCCCGATGCGCCCACGCGCTGCTTAGGCCTGTACGCGCTAGACAACACCACCGACGAAGTCGTCACCTTCCAAGCGCCGCACACGCTCTTGGCCTGTGGCGGCGCTGGCAAGGTCTACCTCTACACCACCAACCCCGACACCGCCACCGGCGACGGCATTGCCGCAGCGTGGCGCGCAGGCTGCCGGGTGCAAAACATGGAGTTCATCCAGTTTCACCCCACTTGCCTCTACCACCCGCATGCCAAGAGCTTTTTGATCAGCGAAGCGGTGCGTGGCGAAGGCGGGCGTTTGCTGCTGCCCGATGGCACGCGCTTTATGCCCGCGCACGACCCGCGCGCCGAGCTGGCCCCGCGTGACGTGGTGGCCCGCGCCATTGACTTTGAGATGAAAAAAGGCGGCTTTGACTGTGTGTACCTGGACATCAGCCACCAGCCGCTGAGCTTTATCCAAGAGCACTTTCCCAACATTTATGCCCGCTGCTTGGAGCTGGGCATCGACATGTCTAAGCAGCCCATCCCCGTGGTGCCTGCCGCGCACTACACCTGTGGCGGGGTGCTGGCTGACTTGCAAGGGCGCACCGATGTGGCCGGCCTGTACGCCATTGGCGAAACCGCCTGCAGCGGCTTGCATGGTGCCAACCGTTTGGCGTCTAACTCCTTGCTAGAGTGCATGGTGTTTGCGCGAGCAGCTACACAAGTCATAGCAAATAACCTAACAACCACGGGCAGCGCCACGGTGCAAACCGTGCCGGTGTGGGACGACAGCCGCGTCACCGATGCCGACGAGAGCGTGGTCATCTCCCACAACTGGGACGAGTTGCGCCGCTTTATGTGGGACTATGTGGGCATTGTGCGCACCAACAAACGGCTAGAGCGCGCAGGCCACCGCATTGCGCTGCTGCAAGCCGAGATTGATGAGTTCTACGCCCACTTCCATGTGAGCCGCGACTTGCTAGAGCTGCGCAACTTGGTGCAAGTAGCCGACCTGATTGTCAAAAGCGCCCAAGCCCGCCACGAGAGCCGTGGCCTGCACTTCAGCCGCGACTATCCCGCGCTGTTGGACGCCGCCGTGCCCACCACCTTGACGCCGCTGTAG
- a CDS encoding YoaK family protein, giving the protein MIPLIRGWVDVERTPHTNARLGMTLAFVAGAANAGGFLAVGQYTSHMTGVVSSIADSLVLGNVSIALAGAAMLCAFVLGAIATTLLVNWGLQHQLHSAYGLPLLVEAALLLLFGSAINLAAHLFVPLTVVLLCFIMGLQNAVISKISRSEIRTTHITGLVTDLGIELGKMVYINTSAIHPPVQSNPDKLRLQSTLIAAFFIGAMLGATGFKHVGYVTTVPLALALLVLTLRPLWTDATERWSKA; this is encoded by the coding sequence ATGATCCCTTTGATCCGTGGCTGGGTTGATGTTGAGCGCACCCCTCACACCAATGCGCGCCTCGGCATGACTTTGGCGTTTGTGGCCGGGGCGGCCAACGCAGGCGGCTTTTTGGCTGTGGGTCAATACACCTCGCACATGACCGGTGTGGTCTCCAGCATTGCGGACTCGCTGGTACTCGGCAATGTGTCCATTGCCTTGGCAGGGGCTGCCATGTTGTGCGCCTTTGTCTTGGGAGCCATAGCTACCACCTTACTGGTGAACTGGGGCCTGCAACACCAACTCCACAGCGCCTACGGCCTGCCCTTGTTGGTGGAAGCTGCGCTCTTACTGCTGTTCGGCAGCGCCATCAACCTAGCCGCGCATTTGTTTGTGCCGCTCACCGTGGTGCTGTTGTGCTTCATCATGGGCTTGCAAAACGCGGTGATCAGCAAGATATCGCGTTCGGAAATTCGCACCACCCACATCACCGGCTTGGTGACCGACCTGGGCATTGAATTGGGCAAGATGGTGTACATCAACACATCCGCAATCCATCCCCCGGTGCAAAGCAACCCCGACAAACTGCGCCTGCAGTCCACGCTGATTGCGGCATTTTTTATCGGTGCCATGCTAGGTGCCACCGGGTTCAAACATGTAGGCTATGTGACCACGGTGCCACTGGCATTGGCATTGCTGGTCTTGACCCTGCGCCCCCTCTGGACAGACGCGACTGAGCGTTGGTCCAAGGCTTAG
- a CDS encoding M48 family metallopeptidase, producing MERADFIHLVRLSEHASAEDSQAYRRGVAMFAFVGYAWVIGCVLIAAAALWWLASDWKTGHVNGGRIWLTIAAAGLLWSSLRALWLRLEAPSGIEITADDAPLLFEALAKIRKRIKGPAIDKVILDDAFNASITQIPRFGLFGGARNYLTIGLPLMFALDRSRLLAVLAHEYGHLRGGHGVLGAWIYRTRITWFKLHNAMGASGNFATLLSHGFFRWYFPRFNARTFALARQDEYEADRIAAKLLSKDIMGASLVEIEVKGAWLRTEFWRRHWLQANSSSTPVGPFKEMAKLLTVPPEPTFAAQALQEAMRRLSDIDDTHPVLRDRLHALHQTPQLPAWSSNRAIKLLGPKADHWISELDRQWRKDNRHAWSQHHAYLGRMRERAQTLMASVQRNSADELVELAQLQRRLDPTANVQVFYERALRLSPSHGGALRGLIHTLPSDAVDARLSYLEQLFEASMTHRWWASKEATHTLEIALRANQDVAPALKTWRARLKTSEEAEERAWQEHMGSDFFQSIAAHDLNSYEVSELRDDLQRIPTISRAWLVCKRLREFPQRRCYTCFLELPGMDDQSRYDLCRSLETSLSLPGSVLVLWAGHSPTLQDIQAKAFAPVFVQSARKA from the coding sequence GTGGAACGCGCGGACTTCATTCACCTCGTAAGACTCAGCGAACATGCCAGCGCTGAAGACAGCCAAGCCTACCGACGTGGCGTGGCCATGTTCGCGTTTGTGGGCTATGCCTGGGTGATTGGATGCGTTCTCATTGCCGCCGCAGCGCTGTGGTGGCTTGCGAGTGATTGGAAAACAGGGCATGTCAATGGTGGGCGCATTTGGTTGACCATCGCTGCTGCAGGCTTGCTGTGGTCAAGCTTGCGTGCCTTGTGGCTGCGCCTCGAAGCCCCGAGCGGCATTGAAATCACAGCCGACGATGCGCCCTTGTTATTCGAAGCCTTGGCCAAAATTCGCAAACGTATCAAAGGCCCCGCCATCGACAAAGTGATTCTGGACGATGCCTTCAACGCCAGCATCACCCAGATTCCACGCTTTGGGCTGTTTGGCGGCGCACGCAACTACCTGACCATTGGGCTACCGCTCATGTTTGCATTGGACCGGTCGCGTTTGTTGGCCGTATTGGCGCACGAGTACGGTCATTTACGCGGGGGGCACGGCGTGCTGGGCGCATGGATCTACCGAACCCGCATCACCTGGTTCAAACTGCACAACGCCATGGGAGCCAGCGGGAACTTTGCAACGCTGCTCTCCCACGGTTTCTTTCGCTGGTATTTTCCGCGCTTCAATGCGCGCACCTTTGCCTTGGCGCGGCAAGACGAGTACGAGGCAGACCGCATTGCGGCCAAGCTGCTGAGCAAAGACATCATGGGCGCGTCCTTGGTCGAGATTGAAGTCAAAGGTGCCTGGCTGCGCACCGAGTTTTGGCGTCGGCACTGGTTACAAGCCAATAGCAGTTCCACGCCCGTCGGCCCCTTCAAAGAAATGGCCAAGCTTTTGACCGTGCCACCAGAGCCGACGTTTGCCGCGCAAGCCTTGCAAGAAGCCATGCGCAGGCTCAGTGACATTGACGACACGCACCCGGTCTTGCGCGACCGCCTGCATGCCCTGCACCAAACACCGCAACTCCCAGCGTGGTCCTCCAACCGCGCGATCAAACTGCTGGGGCCCAAGGCGGACCACTGGATCAGCGAGCTGGATCGGCAATGGCGCAAAGACAACCGGCACGCGTGGTCGCAACACCATGCCTACTTGGGCCGCATGCGGGAACGTGCCCAAACCCTCATGGCCAGCGTGCAGCGCAACAGTGCCGACGAGCTGGTGGAGCTCGCGCAGTTGCAACGCCGCTTAGACCCCACGGCGAATGTGCAAGTCTTCTACGAGCGGGCATTACGCCTGTCTCCCAGCCATGGAGGGGCTTTGCGCGGGCTGATCCACACGCTGCCTAGCGATGCAGTGGACGCACGCCTCAGCTACTTGGAGCAGTTGTTTGAAGCCAGCATGACGCACCGTTGGTGGGCCAGCAAAGAAGCCACCCACACGCTAGAGATAGCGCTGCGGGCTAACCAAGATGTAGCGCCTGCGCTGAAAACGTGGCGTGCGCGCCTCAAAACCAGCGAAGAAGCCGAAGAACGCGCCTGGCAAGAACACATGGGCAGCGATTTTTTCCAAAGCATTGCGGCCCATGACCTCAATAGCTATGAAGTCTCGGAGCTGCGTGACGACCTCCAACGCATCCCTACCATCAGCCGCGCTTGGCTGGTCTGCAAGCGTCTGCGTGAGTTCCCGCAGCGACGCTGCTACACCTGCTTTTTGGAGCTACCAGGCATGGACGACCAAAGCCGCTACGACCTGTGCCGCTCGCTAGAGACCAGTTTGTCCCTGCCCGGCAGCGTGCTCGTGCTGTGGGCGGGTCACTCACCCACATTGCAAGACATCCAAGCCAAGGCGTTTGCCCCTGTGTTTGTGCAATCAGCCCGCAAAGCCTAA
- a CDS encoding patatin-like phospholipase family protein, translated as MSAMPNESPLPSTVGLLLTGGGARAAYQVGVLEAIADLRKACGQGEGPNPFPIITGTSAGAINASALACGADDFDGAVRQIAHTWRNFQAQDVYRADHISMLRSGATWITLLSFGWLVAKWRRLKPRSLLDNAPLKELLDKLVPLERLPFLIRKGALRALAVTASSYSSGDHVTFFQGDRRIMPWTRMQRFAVRDRITHAHLLASSAIPFVFPATDLHINGNTEYFGDGSMRQSAPVAAAIHLGADKIVVVGAGRMHEPKSEAHLHTTSTYPSIAQIAGHALSNIFLDALAVDVERVQRINQTIKLVPEHARLSSALRPIELLVIAPSQRLDAVAARHVGDLPHAVRTMLGAVGVSSAKADVKGAALASYLLFESNYTTELMRLGYADTQAMRAQVLAFFGWTDPLAVSNAQDHVPEPPVERRMDPLRLR; from the coding sequence ATGAGCGCTATGCCAAACGAATCGCCACTTCCTAGCACCGTAGGATTGCTACTGACAGGCGGTGGCGCACGCGCGGCCTACCAGGTCGGTGTGTTAGAGGCCATTGCCGATCTACGCAAAGCGTGCGGCCAAGGAGAAGGTCCCAATCCCTTTCCCATCATCACCGGCACCTCTGCCGGAGCCATCAACGCGTCGGCCTTAGCCTGCGGGGCTGACGACTTTGACGGCGCGGTGCGGCAAATCGCCCATACGTGGCGCAACTTCCAAGCCCAAGACGTGTACCGGGCAGACCATATCAGCATGCTGCGCTCCGGGGCGACCTGGATCACCTTGCTGTCGTTTGGTTGGCTGGTGGCCAAATGGCGCAGACTCAAGCCCAGATCTCTTTTGGACAACGCGCCGCTCAAAGAGCTGCTCGACAAACTGGTGCCGCTGGAGCGGCTCCCCTTTCTCATTCGCAAAGGCGCATTGCGCGCCTTGGCGGTCACGGCCTCCAGTTACAGCTCTGGCGACCACGTCACTTTTTTTCAAGGCGACCGTCGCATCATGCCGTGGACCCGCATGCAGCGTTTTGCAGTGCGGGACCGTATCACCCACGCACACTTATTGGCCTCCAGCGCCATTCCGTTTGTGTTTCCCGCCACCGACCTGCACATCAATGGCAACACCGAATACTTTGGTGATGGCTCCATGCGCCAGAGTGCGCCGGTGGCAGCCGCTATTCATTTGGGAGCAGACAAGATAGTCGTGGTGGGCGCAGGCCGCATGCACGAACCCAAGAGCGAAGCCCACTTGCACACCACAAGCACTTACCCGTCGATTGCGCAAATCGCCGGCCATGCGCTCTCCAACATATTTTTGGATGCTTTGGCGGTGGACGTGGAGCGTGTGCAGCGCATCAACCAAACCATCAAACTCGTTCCAGAGCATGCCCGGCTCTCCAGCGCGCTGCGCCCCATCGAGTTGCTGGTGATTGCGCCCAGCCAACGCTTGGACGCGGTGGCTGCCCGCCATGTGGGGGACTTGCCCCATGCGGTGCGCACCATGCTCGGTGCAGTTGGTGTGTCCTCAGCCAAAGCGGACGTAAAAGGTGCAGCGCTGGCCAGCTACTTGCTGTTTGAATCCAACTACACCACCGAACTCATGCGCCTGGGCTATGCCGACACCCAAGCCATGCGCGCTCAGGTGCTGGCCTTCTTTGGCTGGACCGACCCATTGGCCGTTTCAAACGCCCAAGACCATGTCCCAGAGCCGCCTGTAGAGCGCCGCATGGACCCTTTGCGTCTGCGCTGA
- a CDS encoding NAD(P)H-dependent oxidoreductase subunit E has protein sequence MLLSTHPSSPASAKVRELLARHHHAPSALVQMLRELQAALGWLPPAALQELASGLGVTLAHVQGVTGFYRFFHTRPVGDYRILFSDNITDHMLGSRELMADLCQRLGVAPGQTRADGRVSVATASCTGHCDQGPALLINHHQVLTQLDSARVAEMARLVEAQVPVTDWPSAWFDTQDQVRRADVLLGPALAPGLALAAAVARGPEGMLQEITQANLRGRGGAGFATGLKWALCRKAPGTEHIVVCNADEGEPGTFKDRVLLRSHADAVFEGMAIAAWVMGARRGFVYLRGEYRYLLEGLQAVLARRRAQGLLGNNIVGHPGFDFDIEIHLGAGAYVCGEESALIESLEGKRGTPRIRPPFPVEHGYMGHPTAVNNVETFCAAQQIAQHGGAWWAGIGTTASTGTKIHSVSGDCERPGLYEYPFGTRIGRILEDCGARNTQAVQVGGPSGLCVSASEFGRRMGFEDVPTAGAFMVFDRSRDMFSVARNFAQFFAHESCGFCTPCRVGTALVVKRMDKLAAGRGSRHDLDVLNELDKLLHTTTHCGLGASACNPLRDTVAKFRPTFEQHLQSLHFEPAFDLDAELSIARAVTGRDDAAAHMEKPA, from the coding sequence ATGCTGCTATCCACACACCCAAGCTCGCCAGCGTCCGCCAAAGTAAGAGAACTATTGGCGCGCCACCACCACGCGCCCAGTGCCTTGGTACAAATGCTGCGCGAGCTACAAGCCGCCCTAGGGTGGCTACCTCCAGCCGCGCTGCAGGAGCTTGCCAGCGGTTTGGGTGTCACGCTGGCCCATGTGCAAGGGGTGACGGGTTTTTACCGCTTCTTTCACACCCGCCCCGTGGGTGACTACCGCATTCTGTTTAGCGACAACATCACCGACCACATGCTTGGCAGCCGGGAGTTGATGGCCGATCTATGCCAACGCCTAGGCGTAGCCCCGGGCCAGACCCGGGCCGATGGCCGTGTCAGCGTGGCCACTGCCTCATGCACCGGCCACTGCGACCAAGGCCCCGCCCTCTTGATCAACCACCACCAGGTGCTCACCCAGCTCGACAGCGCCCGCGTCGCAGAGATGGCACGCTTGGTGGAAGCGCAGGTTCCGGTCACCGACTGGCCTAGCGCGTGGTTTGACACCCAAGACCAGGTGCGCAGAGCCGACGTACTGCTAGGCCCCGCGCTGGCTCCCGGCCTAGCGCTGGCTGCCGCCGTAGCGCGCGGCCCGGAAGGCATGCTGCAAGAAATCACGCAGGCCAACTTGCGCGGGCGTGGCGGCGCTGGTTTTGCCACGGGTTTGAAGTGGGCGTTATGCCGCAAGGCCCCCGGCACCGAGCACATCGTGGTGTGCAATGCCGACGAGGGTGAGCCCGGCACCTTCAAAGACCGGGTATTGCTGCGCAGCCATGCCGACGCGGTGTTTGAAGGCATGGCCATTGCGGCGTGGGTCATGGGCGCGCGCAGAGGCTTTGTCTACCTGCGTGGCGAGTACCGCTACCTGCTAGAGGGCCTGCAAGCCGTTTTGGCCCGTCGCCGCGCGCAAGGCTTGCTGGGCAACAACATTGTGGGCCACCCCGGCTTCGACTTTGACATTGAGATTCACCTCGGCGCGGGTGCCTATGTGTGCGGCGAAGAGTCCGCCCTGATTGAGTCCTTAGAAGGCAAGCGCGGCACACCCCGCATACGCCCGCCCTTCCCGGTGGAGCATGGCTATATGGGCCACCCCACCGCCGTCAACAATGTGGAAACCTTTTGCGCAGCCCAGCAGATTGCGCAGCACGGGGGGGCTTGGTGGGCCGGCATAGGCACCACCGCCTCCACGGGCACCAAAATTCACAGCGTCTCGGGTGACTGCGAGCGACCCGGCCTGTACGAGTACCCGTTTGGCACCCGCATCGGCCGCATTTTGGAAGACTGTGGCGCACGCAACACCCAGGCTGTGCAAGTGGGGGGTCCGTCGGGCCTGTGTGTCTCGGCCTCGGAATTTGGCAGGCGCATGGGCTTTGAAGACGTGCCCACGGCAGGGGCGTTCATGGTGTTTGACCGCAGCCGCGACATGTTTTCGGTGGCCCGCAATTTCGCCCAGTTCTTTGCGCACGAGAGCTGCGGCTTTTGCACCCCCTGCCGCGTGGGCACCGCACTGGTGGTCAAACGCATGGACAAGCTCGCCGCAGGCCGCGGCTCGCGCCACGACCTCGATGTGCTGAACGAACTTGACAAGCTGCTGCACACCACCACCCACTGCGGTTTGGGTGCCAGTGCGTGCAACCCCTTGCGCGACACCGTGGCCAAGTTCCGCCCCACGTTTGAGCAGCATTTGCAATCGCTGCATTTTGAGCCCGCCTTTGATCTGGACGCCGAACTGTCCATCGCCCGCGCCGTAACCGGCCGGGACGACGCCGCAGCCCACATGGAGAAACCCGCGTGA
- the metG gene encoding methionine--tRNA ligase has product MPRQLFVTTALPYANGNFHIGHIMEYIQADIWVRFQRMQGNAVNFCGADDTHGAPIMIAAEKAGVTPEQFVANIAAGRKQYLDGFHISFDNWHSTHSPENTELARQIYRDLRDRADGSLIEVRTIEQFFDPEKNMFLPDRYIKGECPKCHAKDQYGDNCEVCGSVYAPTDLINPFSALSGAKPELKNSEHYFFKLSDPRCVEFLEKWTQGPDESGKPRLQPEVANKIKEWFSVRTNPDGTTSEGLGDWDISRDAPYFGIEIPDAPGKYFYVWLDAPVGYLASLKNWFDKGGPKAKHGDTRSFDEYIAAADTEQYHFIGKDIVTFHTLFWPAMLKFSGRKTPNNVFVHGFLTVNNGEKMSKSRGTGLDPLKYLSLGMNAEWLRYYLAAKLSARNEDIDFNADDFMARVNSDLIGKYVNIASRAAGFLTKRFDGKLTNDFGTTGATLLAEVRGASDALAQMYEAREYGKATREIMLLADKVNAYVDQNKPWDLAKDVANNQALHQVCSVLINTFATLTRYLSPVLPGLAQAVQGFVGVDMQQWNVAGDVQAIQPYQHLMQRVTPEQLDALFEPKEAPAPVDIAQAAPKKAAKAAPAAIPADPNAPGGEALAPTISIDDFAKIDLRIAKIVNCEAVEGSTKLLRLTLDVGEKNAEGQPTTRNVFSGIASMYQPEALVGQLTVLVANLAPRKMKFGISEGMVMAASHADEGTNPGIYILNPWPGAQPGMRIH; this is encoded by the coding sequence ATGCCACGCCAACTCTTCGTCACCACCGCCCTCCCCTACGCCAACGGCAACTTCCACATCGGTCACATCATGGAATACATCCAGGCCGACATCTGGGTGCGGTTCCAGCGCATGCAGGGCAACGCGGTGAACTTCTGTGGTGCGGACGACACGCACGGCGCGCCCATCATGATTGCAGCCGAGAAGGCCGGAGTAACGCCAGAGCAGTTCGTGGCCAACATCGCTGCAGGCCGCAAGCAGTACCTGGACGGCTTTCACATCAGCTTTGACAACTGGCACAGCACCCACTCGCCCGAAAACACCGAGCTGGCCCGCCAGATCTACCGCGACTTGCGCGACCGCGCCGATGGCAGCCTGATTGAAGTGCGCACCATCGAGCAGTTCTTCGACCCCGAGAAGAACATGTTCTTGCCCGACCGCTACATCAAAGGCGAGTGCCCCAAGTGCCACGCCAAAGACCAGTACGGCGACAACTGCGAGGTGTGCGGCTCGGTCTACGCGCCTACTGACCTGATCAACCCCTTCTCGGCACTCTCCGGCGCCAAGCCCGAACTCAAAAACTCTGAGCACTACTTCTTCAAGTTGTCTGACCCGCGCTGCGTGGAGTTTCTGGAGAAATGGACGCAAGGCCCCGATGAAAGCGGCAAGCCACGGCTGCAGCCCGAAGTGGCCAACAAGATCAAGGAATGGTTCAGCGTGCGCACCAACCCGGACGGCACCACCAGCGAAGGCCTGGGCGACTGGGACATTTCGCGCGACGCGCCCTACTTCGGCATCGAGATTCCCGACGCGCCAGGCAAGTACTTCTATGTGTGGCTGGACGCGCCTGTGGGCTACCTAGCATCTCTCAAGAACTGGTTTGACAAAGGCGGCCCCAAGGCCAAGCACGGCGACACGCGTAGCTTTGACGAGTACATCGCCGCCGCTGACACCGAGCAGTACCACTTCATTGGCAAAGACATCGTCACTTTCCACACCCTGTTCTGGCCCGCCATGCTGAAGTTCAGCGGCCGCAAGACGCCCAACAACGTGTTCGTGCACGGCTTCCTGACGGTGAACAACGGCGAGAAAATGAGCAAGAGCCGCGGCACCGGCCTGGACCCGCTCAAGTACCTGAGCTTAGGCATGAACGCCGAGTGGCTGCGCTACTACCTGGCGGCCAAGCTGAGCGCGCGCAATGAAGACATCGACTTCAACGCCGACGACTTCATGGCGCGGGTAAACAGCGACCTGATTGGCAAATACGTGAACATTGCTTCGCGTGCGGCGGGCTTTCTGACCAAACGCTTTGATGGCAAGTTGACCAACGATTTCGGCACCACCGGCGCAACCCTACTGGCCGAAGTGCGTGGCGCCAGCGATGCACTCGCCCAGATGTACGAAGCCCGCGAATACGGCAAAGCCACCCGCGAGATCATGCTGCTGGCCGACAAGGTGAATGCGTATGTGGACCAGAACAAGCCTTGGGACTTGGCCAAGGACGTGGCCAACAACCAGGCGCTGCACCAGGTGTGCTCGGTGCTCATCAACACCTTCGCCACACTCACACGCTACCTCTCGCCCGTGCTGCCCGGCTTGGCGCAAGCGGTGCAAGGCTTTGTGGGCGTGGACATGCAGCAGTGGAATGTGGCTGGCGATGTACAAGCCATCCAACCCTACCAACACCTGATGCAACGCGTCACCCCCGAGCAACTCGACGCACTTTTCGAGCCCAAAGAGGCTCCTGCGCCCGTGGATATTGCGCAAGCAGCTCCTAAAAAAGCAGCAAAAGCAGCGCCCGCAGCCATTCCCGCCGACCCCAACGCCCCCGGTGGCGAGGCCTTGGCGCCCACCATCAGCATTGACGACTTCGCCAAGATCGACCTGCGCATTGCCAAAATTGTGAACTGCGAAGCGGTGGAAGGCTCCACCAAGCTGCTGCGTCTCACCCTCGATGTGGGCGAGAAGAACGCCGAGGGCCAGCCCACCACGCGCAATGTGTTCAGCGGCATCGCCAGCATGTACCAACCCGAAGCCTTGGTAGGCCAGCTCACCGTGCTGGTAGCCAACTTGGCACCACGCAAGATGAAGTTCGGCATCAGCGAAGGCATGGTCATGGCGGCCAGCCATGCAGATGAGGGCACCAACCCCGGCATCTACATCCTCAACCCCTGGCCCGGCGCGCAGCCCGGCATGCGCATTCACTGA